A window from Enterocloster bolteae encodes these proteins:
- the nagB gene encoding glucosamine-6-phosphate deaminase yields the protein MKIYKAKDYDELSRKAASIIASQVLMKPECVLGLATGSTPIGTYKQLIEWYNKGDLDFSGVKSVNLDEYRGLTRDNDQSYYYFMYNNLFKHININMDCTNVPDGTQPDSDKECSRYEDVIKSLGGIDLQLLGLGHNGHIGFNEPDEEFAKTTHCVDLTQSTIEANKRFFASIDDVPKQAYTMGIGTIMKAKKILLVVSGSDKAQILHDVLCGPVTPHVPASVLQLHNDVIVVADEAAMAKL from the coding sequence ATGAAAATCTACAAAGCAAAAGATTACGATGAATTAAGCCGCAAGGCAGCCAGCATCATCGCCTCCCAGGTCCTGATGAAACCTGAATGTGTCCTTGGCCTGGCAACCGGATCCACCCCAATCGGCACTTACAAGCAGCTGATCGAATGGTACAACAAAGGTGATTTGGATTTCTCCGGTGTAAAGAGCGTGAACCTGGATGAGTACAGAGGACTTACCAGGGATAATGACCAGAGCTACTACTACTTCATGTATAACAATCTCTTTAAGCATATTAACATCAACATGGACTGCACCAATGTACCCGACGGCACCCAGCCTGACAGCGATAAGGAGTGCTCACGCTATGAGGACGTGATTAAGAGCCTGGGCGGCATTGACCTGCAGCTTCTGGGCCTGGGGCATAACGGCCATATCGGCTTTAATGAGCCGGACGAAGAATTTGCCAAGACCACTCACTGTGTGGACCTGACCCAGAGCACCATCGAGGCCAATAAGCGTTTCTTTGCTTCCATTGATGATGTTCCGAAGCAGGCTTATACCATGGGTATCGGAACCATTATGAAGGCTAAAAAAATCCTTCTGGTTGTCAGCGGTTCTGACAAGGCTCAGATTCTCCATGATGTGCTCTGCGGCCCTGTAACTCCTCATGTTCCCGCATCCGTACTTCAGCTGCATAACGATGTAATAGTTGTTGCAGACGAAGCAGCCATGGCTAAATTATAA